DNA from Stenotrophomonas acidaminiphila:
CCCATTCCCGCCCCCATGGCAGCGCCACCGCCAAGCCAGGCCCCTGTCGACAGCCACGCACGGAAAGCAGCAGCGCCCGCGCGGGCCGCACCGGCACCGGCGCGCGCGCCGGTCGCCTCCGTGCCGCCCCCGCCGCCTTCGCCGCCGCCGGCACCCGCCGCGCCTGCGCCTGCCACGGCATCGCGGGTTGCCCCCACGGCGTCCAGCTACGCGCTGGAACCCGCCGCCGCGGCGGAGCAGGCCGCGGTGCAAGCCGAACTGCGCCTGCATTCGCCCCCCAGGACGCACGCGCGGCTGCGCCGGTCCAGGCGTCCGCCGCCAGGCGGCCCGAACCGACCGCAGCGGAGGTCGTGCCCGCCGCGTCGGCCGCCATCGACGGGGACGCGCGCCTGCCGCGCCGGCAATGGCTGCAGCGCATCCGCGCGCGGCGTGCCGACGGTGACCTGGACAACGCACGTGCCAGCCTGGAGCGTTTCATGCAGGTCTATCCGGAAGCCCGTATCCCGCGCGACCTGCGGCCGTTGCTGGGCGACTGAGCGGCCCCCCGCCGGCGGTTGCCGCGCGCGGGCCCGGTCCCGCGTCCGGCAAATGATTGCCCGGCGGCCTAGAATGTGGGCGATGCCCGACACCCTCGCCGCGCCCGCCAGCCACCTGCTGGAGATCAAGCACAGCCGTTTTCTTGCCCAGGCCATGCCGATCGGCAATGCGGCCGATGCACTGTCCTTCGTCAGCGCGGTCTCGGTGGCCGACGCCACCCACAACTGCTGGGCCTACCGCTGCGGCAACGAATACCGTTCCAGCGACGACGGCGAGCCCGCCGGTACCGCCGGTCGCCCGATCCTGGCGGCGATCGATGGCCAGGGCTACGACCGTGTCGTGGTGGTGGTGACCCGCTGGTACGGCGGCATCAAGCTCGGCGCCGGTGGGCTGGTGCGCGCCTACGGCGGCACCGCCGCCGAATGCCTGCGGCTGGCGCCGCGCCTGCCGCTGGTGGCGATGCGCAGGCTGCGGCTGGCGTGCCCGTTCAACGAACTCGGCACCGTGCATGCGCAGTTGGCCGCGCATGCGGCGGACAAGCTCGGCGAGGAATTCGACGAGCATGGCGCGCAACTGGCCATCGAACTGCCCGCCGAACGGGTGGACGGCTTGAAAACCCAGCTGCGCGACGCCACCCGTGACAGGGTGCGCTGGCTCGACGCCGGCGGCTGACGCCGGCACCGCCCTTCCTTTTTCCACTGCCACGCCCATGACCGATACCGCCACCGCTCCCTCTTCTTCCGCCAAGGCACGGCTGGGCACGCTGCGGGCGCTGTGGCCGTTCGTGCGCCGCCACATGGCGCTGTTCACCGCCTGGCTGGCGGCGCTGGCGGTGGCTTCGGTGGCCACGCTGAGCTTCCCGGTCGCGTTCCGGCGCATGATCGACGACGGCTTCAGCAACGGCAGCAACATCGACCAGGTATTCCTGCTGGTGTTCGCGGTGGTGGTGGTGCTGGCCGTGGCGAGCGCCGCGCGCTTCTTCTTCGTGTCGCTGCTGGGCGAAAAAGTGGTGGCCGACCTCCGGCGCCAGCTCTATGCGCACCTGATCGCGCTGGACGCGCAGTTCCACGACCGCAACCGCAGCGGCGAACTGGTCTCGCGGTTGTCCGCCGACAGCGAACTGCTGCGCAGCGTGGTCGGCAGCAGCATGTCGGTGGCGCTGCGCAGCACCGTCACCGTGGTCGGCAGCGTGGCCATGCTGTTCGTCACCAGCCCGCGGCTGGCGGCGTTCACCCTGGTCGGCATCCCGCTGGCGGTCCTGCCGATCATCCTCGGCGCACGCCGGCTGGAAAAGGCCTCGCGCGCCAGCCAGGACCGCGTGGCCGATGCCAACAACCTCGCCAGCGAAACCCTGGGCGCGGTCCGCACCGTGCAGGCGCATGCGCGCGAAGGCTACGAAACCGGCCGCTTCGCCGATGCGGTGGCGGTGGCAGTGGCCACCGCGCGCGGACGCATCCGCACCCAGTCGCTGGTCACCGCCATCGTCATCACACTGGTGTTCGGCGCGGTGGTGCTGGTGCTGTGGTCGGGCGCGCATGACGTGATCGCCGGGCGCATCAGCAAGGGCGAGCTGGGCCAGTTCGTGTTCTACGCGCTGATCGGCGGCGGCTCGGTGGGCGCACTGGCCGAGGTGTGGAATGAACTGCAGCGTGCCGCCGGCGGCATGGGCCGCATCGCCGAACTGCTGCAGGAACGCCCGGGCGTCAGCGCGCCGCCCGCGCCGCTGGCGCTGCCCACGCCGCTGCGCGGCGACATCCGCTTCCAGGACGTGGTCTTCCACTACCCGCAGCGCCCCGGGCAGCCGGCGCTGGACGGCTTCACCCTGCACGTGCGGCCGGGCGAGACCGTGGCGCTGGTCGGCCCCTCCGGGGCCGGCAAGAGCACGGTGCTGTCGCTGCTGCTGCGTTTCCACGATCCCGAGGCGGGAACCATCAGCGTCGATGGCATCGACCTGCGCCAGGCCGAACCGACCGCGCTGCGCGAGCAGATCGCGCTGGTGCCGCAGCAACCGGCGCTGTTCGCCTCCAGTGCGGCCGACAACATCCGCTACGGCCGCCTGCAGGCCAGCGACGAGGAAGTGCATGCCGCCGCCCGCGCCGCCGAGGCCGACGATTTCATCCGTGCCCTGCCCGAGGGCTACGCCAGCGAGCTCGGCGAGCGCGGCGCGCGCCTGTCCGGCGGCCAGCAGCAGCGCATCGCCATCGCCCGCGCCCTGCTCAAGGACGCGCCGATCCTGCTGCTGGACGAAGCCACCAGCGCGCTGGACGCGCAGAGCGAACGCGCGGTGCAGCAGGCGCTGGAACGGTTGATGGCCGGCCGCACCACGCTGGTGATCGCGCACCGCCTGGCCACCGTGCTAAAGGCCGACCGCATCGTGGTGATGGACCACGGCCGCATCGTGGCGCAGGGTACCCACGCGCAGTTGCTGCGCGAGGGCGGCCTGTACGCGGAACTGGCGCGGCTGCAGTTCATCGACTGACGACGCCGCGCTAACGGGCGCCGATGCAGGCTGGCCCGGACGTACCGGGTTGCATGCCACGCAGGAGGTTGCCGATGTCGTTCCGCCAGTTCCCCGCCACCGACAGCAACGGCGAGAGCCGCATCATCATCGAGTTCGTTCCCGAGCCCGGCAGCGCCGGCAACGGCGATACCACGCCGCGCTATGAACTGGACGATGGCCGCCACCTGCGGCGCAACGCGCGCGAATTCGTCACGCTCGACGGACAGGTGCGGCTGCACATCTGAACAAACGGCGGGCACCCGCGCGCACGACCTCCGTGCGTACGCCGGCCTTGTCGCCACACGCGCCGACATCACCGCCGGTGCGCGCATCCAGCTGGCGAATAATTGACCAGCCATCTTGACAGCCTTGCGCCGCAACGGCTGCCGGCGTTCATCCACAGGCTTGTGCGCAGGTCATCCACACCCGCTGTGGATGAATGCGCGGGACACCGCCGACAACGCCTGGCGGAGCGGTGCTGCCGGCGATGCGACCGCAACCGATGCTTTCCCCGGATCGCCGATGCGCGCCGGCCAAAAATTCGCCATCCATCTTGACAGCCTTGCGCCACAACGGCTGCCGGCATTCATCCACAGGCTTGTGCGCAGGTCATCCACACCCGCTGTGGATGACGCACGTTCAGTGCTGCAGTACCCGGCCGATGCCGGTGTGGTCGATCTCGCGCGCGGCCGCGTCCAGCAGGTCCGGCGCATAGCGCTGGGCGAAGCCGATGCGGAAATGCACCTCGCCCGCCGGCGTACGCGAGGAATGGATCGAGGACAGGCTGATGCCGTGCCGTTCGAACACGTGCAGCAGCTCGCGCAGCGAACCGGCACGATCCTCGGGCAGGTGCACGCTCATCGCGCGCGTGTCGGTCAGGTCGGCCAGCAGGTAGCCCAGGCGCTCGAAGCTGTAATTGCCATCGCGCAGCGCCTGCTCGCCCACCGCCTGGCGGTTGTCGTCCAGGAACTGGCTGCGGAAGGCCGCCCGCGCCGCGTCGCTGCCGTCGGCCAGCTGCGCGCGCAGCTGCCGCAGCTGTTCCAGCATGCGGTCCAGTACCTCGCCCGCGTGCGGGTTGCCGAACTGGATGTCCTCGTAGATCGCCGGGTTGAGCGACAGGATGCGCGAGATCACCGCCGCATCCAGTTCGAATGCGGTCGAGC
Protein-coding regions in this window:
- a CDS encoding IMPACT family protein, producing MPDTLAAPASHLLEIKHSRFLAQAMPIGNAADALSFVSAVSVADATHNCWAYRCGNEYRSSDDGEPAGTAGRPILAAIDGQGYDRVVVVVTRWYGGIKLGAGGLVRAYGGTAAECLRLAPRLPLVAMRRLRLACPFNELGTVHAQLAAHAADKLGEEFDEHGAQLAIELPAERVDGLKTQLRDATRDRVRWLDAGG
- a CDS encoding ABC transporter ATP-binding protein; protein product: MTDTATAPSSSAKARLGTLRALWPFVRRHMALFTAWLAALAVASVATLSFPVAFRRMIDDGFSNGSNIDQVFLLVFAVVVVLAVASAARFFFVSLLGEKVVADLRRQLYAHLIALDAQFHDRNRSGELVSRLSADSELLRSVVGSSMSVALRSTVTVVGSVAMLFVTSPRLAAFTLVGIPLAVLPIILGARRLEKASRASQDRVADANNLASETLGAVRTVQAHAREGYETGRFADAVAVAVATARGRIRTQSLVTAIVITLVFGAVVLVLWSGAHDVIAGRISKGELGQFVFYALIGGGSVGALAEVWNELQRAAGGMGRIAELLQERPGVSAPPAPLALPTPLRGDIRFQDVVFHYPQRPGQPALDGFTLHVRPGETVALVGPSGAGKSTVLSLLLRFHDPEAGTISVDGIDLRQAEPTALREQIALVPQQPALFASSAADNIRYGRLQASDEEVHAAARAAEADDFIRALPEGYASELGERGARLSGGQQQRIAIARALLKDAPILLLDEATSALDAQSERAVQQALERLMAGRTTLVIAHRLATVLKADRIVVMDHGRIVAQGTHAQLLREGGLYAELARLQFID